From one Cryptosporangium minutisporangium genomic stretch:
- a CDS encoding sensor histidine kinase gives MNAHDLPQATPWYRRRPVTDTVLALVVGVLTATGEFGTNDFFGPTLVGLDDRFPPLWLGVPLAVGLGVLTRWRRRLPVALLTGALLANALVSAHIAVVVALYTLAERTTAWPRVGVGTLASIVLVGVPIWRFAGADGAIPISTAVCVAPALLGMYVGTRHELVERIRERAERLEREHHQRIARARSDERAQIARDMHDVVTHRVSLMVLQATALEVSTGKGAVALGRQIGATGREALAELRSLMTVLRNADDAPLAPQPGLAQLDVLVEESRRIGIPVTLEVTEAAGQRPPSLVEHTAYRFVREALTNVHKHAPGARTRVRIEQSPRLLRLSVRNGRGQPVVDPPLPVGGHGLLGLAERVRLVGGEFSAGPTADGGFEVVAEVPVRWDDTR, from the coding sequence ATGAACGCGCACGACCTGCCGCAGGCCACGCCCTGGTACCGCCGCCGGCCCGTGACCGACACGGTTCTGGCGCTGGTCGTCGGGGTACTCACGGCAACCGGTGAATTCGGTACCAACGACTTCTTCGGGCCGACGCTCGTCGGACTCGACGACCGCTTTCCGCCACTGTGGCTCGGCGTACCGCTCGCCGTGGGACTCGGGGTGCTGACCCGATGGCGGCGGCGGCTTCCGGTGGCGCTGCTGACGGGAGCGCTGCTGGCGAACGCACTGGTGTCGGCGCACATTGCGGTCGTCGTCGCGCTGTACACGTTGGCCGAGCGCACCACCGCGTGGCCCAGGGTGGGCGTCGGCACGCTGGCCTCCATCGTCCTGGTGGGAGTCCCGATCTGGCGGTTCGCCGGCGCGGACGGCGCGATCCCGATCAGCACGGCGGTGTGCGTCGCGCCGGCGCTGCTGGGCATGTACGTCGGCACCCGGCACGAACTGGTGGAGCGCATCCGGGAGCGGGCCGAACGCCTTGAGCGCGAGCACCACCAGCGCATCGCTCGGGCCCGGAGCGACGAACGGGCTCAGATCGCCCGCGACATGCACGACGTCGTCACCCATCGGGTCTCGTTGATGGTGCTGCAAGCCACGGCCTTGGAGGTGTCGACAGGCAAGGGCGCGGTCGCGCTCGGACGACAGATTGGAGCGACCGGGCGTGAGGCGCTCGCCGAACTCCGTTCGCTGATGACCGTTCTGCGCAACGCGGACGACGCGCCGCTCGCACCCCAGCCAGGGTTAGCCCAGCTGGACGTCCTTGTGGAGGAGTCTCGGCGGATCGGCATCCCCGTGACCCTCGAGGTGACGGAGGCTGCGGGGCAGCGTCCACCATCGCTCGTGGAACACACGGCCTACCGGTTCGTCCGGGAGGCGCTGACCAACGTGCACAAACACGCGCCCGGAGCACGGACGCGGGTACGCATTGAGCAGAGTCCGCGGCTGCTGCGCCTGTCGGTGCGCAACGGCCGCGGGCAGCCGGTGGTCGATCCTCCGCTGCCGGTCGGCGGTCATGGGCTACTGGGGCTCGCGGAGCGGGTGCGATTGGTCGGTGGCGAGTTCAGCGCGGGCCCCACCGCGGATGGGGGCTTCGAGGTCGTCGCCGAGGTGCCGGTTCGCTGGGATGATACGCGGTGA
- a CDS encoding response regulator transcription factor, protein MTSPTRAIKTLIADDEWMVRSMLRTILEATPDIVVTGEASDGIEAVDLAQTVQPDVVLMDIRMPRGDGLTATERLALLDPPPRVVVLTTFDLDEYVHAALCSGAVGFLLKDATAGDMLAAVRSAARGDAMLSPRITRRLLRKFAEPAPDRRSDAAQRLGVLTDREREVLGAVGGGLSNTEIAATLYMSEATAKTHVSRILAKLGLSNRVQAAILAHRSGLLD, encoded by the coding sequence GTGACGTCCCCGACCCGCGCGATCAAGACCCTGATCGCCGACGACGAGTGGATGGTGCGTTCGATGCTGCGCACCATTCTGGAGGCGACACCCGACATCGTGGTGACGGGCGAGGCCTCCGATGGCATCGAAGCCGTCGACCTCGCACAGACGGTGCAGCCCGACGTCGTCCTGATGGACATCCGGATGCCACGCGGCGATGGACTCACGGCGACCGAGCGGTTGGCGCTGCTGGATCCGCCGCCGCGCGTCGTCGTGCTCACCACGTTCGACCTCGACGAATACGTGCATGCCGCGCTGTGCAGCGGCGCCGTGGGGTTCCTGCTGAAGGACGCAACGGCCGGGGACATGCTCGCCGCGGTGCGCAGTGCAGCCCGTGGCGACGCGATGCTCTCCCCGCGCATCACTCGCCGGCTGCTCCGGAAGTTCGCCGAGCCGGCGCCGGACCGGCGCAGCGACGCCGCCCAGCGGCTCGGTGTGCTGACCGACCGGGAACGCGAGGTCCTCGGCGCCGTCGGCGGTGGCCTGTCGAACACGGAGATCGCGGCCACCCTCTACATGAGTGAGGCGACTGCGAAGACCCACGTCAGCCGCATCCTCGCGAAACTGGGCCTCAGCAACCGGGTACAAGCGGCGATCCTCGCACACCGATCCGGCTTGCTCGACTGA